One genomic region from Betaproteobacteria bacterium encodes:
- the pyrR gene encoding bifunctional pyr operon transcriptional regulator/uracil phosphoribosyltransferase PyrR, with amino-acid sequence MQLDAEPLITALAEKIGTLPSDTAIIGIHTGGAWAAERLHAKLGTVLPLGKLAVTLHRDDFSKIGLHPTKKSTEMPFDINGRHLLLVDDVLNTGRTLRAALNEIFDFGRPASVKLAVLVDRGRRELPFAADYIGATMTLDASQELVLKNDNNHLRFDVQTKE; translated from the coding sequence ATGCAGCTTGATGCTGAACCACTGATCACCGCACTGGCCGAGAAAATCGGCACGCTCCCGTCCGATACCGCGATCATCGGCATCCATACCGGCGGCGCTTGGGCGGCGGAGCGCCTGCACGCCAAACTCGGCACGGTGTTGCCGCTGGGCAAGCTCGCCGTGACTTTGCATCGTGACGATTTCAGCAAGATCGGCTTGCATCCAACCAAGAAATCCACGGAGATGCCGTTCGACATCAATGGACGTCACCTCCTGCTGGTGGACGACGTGCTGAACACGGGCCGCACGCTGCGCGCGGCACTTAACGAAATATTCGATTTCGGCCGCCCGGCGAGCGTCAAGCTGGCAGTGCTGGTGGATCGCGGCCGGCGCGAGCTGCCGTTTGCGGCGGATTACATCGGTGCAACCATGACGCTGGACGCCTCGCAGGAACTGGTGTTGAAGAACGACAACAATCATCTGCGCTTTGATGTGCAGACGAAGGAATGA
- a CDS encoding aspartate carbamoyltransferase catalytic subunit, translating to MSYHPQLSADGKLKHLLTTEGLPRLMIENILATADQFVSVGDREVKKVPLLRGKSVFNLFFENSTRTRTTFEIAAKRLSADVINLNINASSTSKGESLLDTIDNLAAMNADMFVVRHAESGAAHLIAQHVKSGIAVINAGDGRHAHPTQGLLDMYTIRHYKKSFHNLSIAIVGDVLHSRVARSDIHALTTLGCPDVRVIGPKTLIPTEVERMGVSVYHDMRRGLEGCDVVIMLRVQNERMNGALLPSANEFFKSYGLTSEKLARAKPGAIVMHPGPMNRGVEIDSPIADGRQSVILPQVTFGIAVRMAVMATVTGA from the coding sequence ATGTCTTACCACCCGCAACTCTCCGCTGACGGCAAGCTCAAGCACCTCCTCACCACCGAGGGGCTTCCCCGCCTCATGATCGAGAATATTCTCGCGACCGCCGACCAGTTCGTCAGCGTCGGCGACCGCGAAGTGAAGAAAGTGCCGCTGTTGCGCGGCAAGTCGGTATTCAACCTGTTCTTCGAAAATTCCACGCGTACCCGCACCACGTTCGAGATCGCCGCCAAGCGTCTCTCCGCCGACGTGATCAATCTCAATATCAATGCCTCCTCGACCAGCAAGGGAGAATCGCTGCTTGATACCATCGATAATCTCGCGGCGATGAATGCGGACATGTTCGTCGTACGTCACGCCGAATCGGGCGCCGCGCACCTGATCGCACAGCATGTGAAATCCGGCATCGCCGTGATTAACGCCGGTGACGGCCGCCATGCGCACCCGACGCAGGGTCTGCTGGACATGTACACGATTCGCCACTACAAGAAGTCATTCCACAATCTCAGCATCGCGATCGTTGGCGATGTGCTGCATTCACGCGTCGCGCGCTCGGACATTCACGCGCTGACGACGCTGGGCTGCCCGGACGTGCGCGTGATCGGGCCGAAAACACTCATTCCCACCGAGGTCGAGCGCATGGGGGTTTCGGTGTATCACGACATGCGACGCGGACTGGAAGGCTGCGATGTGGTGATCATGCTCAGGGTGCAGAACGAGCGCATGAACGGCGCGCTGCTGCCCTCCGCCAATGAATTTTTCAAAAGCTATGGATTGACCTCCGAAAAACTGGCACGCGCCAAGCCGGGCGCCATCGTCATGCATCCGGGGCCGATGAATCGCGGCGTGGAAATCGATTCGCCAATTGCGGACGGGCGCCAGAGCGTGATTCTCCCGCAGGTGACATTTGGCATCGCGGTGCGGATGGCAGTGATGGCGACGGTGACGGGGGCGTGA
- a CDS encoding YqgE/AlgH family protein has translation MDSINLTNHFLIAMPSMADPYFSKTLTLICEHSEKGAIGLVVNKPIDVTLGSLFEQVNIELKDEALRLENVYFGGPVLIDRGFVLHQPLADWSSTLKIDDDTGLTTSKDILEAMAVGSGPGRILVTLGYAGWAPGQLEDEIKRNGWLTVAAQARLIFDLPAEERLNAAMGLLGLNYGNLSDVAGHA, from the coding sequence ATGGACAGCATTAATCTTACCAATCATTTCCTCATCGCCATGCCAAGCATGGCCGACCCGTATTTTTCCAAAACCCTGACCCTGATTTGCGAACACTCCGAAAAGGGTGCGATTGGGTTGGTCGTCAACAAGCCCATCGATGTCACGCTGGGCAGCTTGTTCGAGCAGGTCAATATCGAATTGAAGGATGAGGCGCTGCGCCTCGAAAACGTCTATTTTGGCGGCCCGGTGCTGATTGACCGCGGCTTCGTGCTGCACCAACCGTTGGCCGACTGGAGCTCCACGCTGAAGATTGATGACGATACCGGGCTTACGACGTCCAAGGACATACTTGAGGCCATGGCCGTGGGCTCGGGTCCAGGCCGCATTCTGGTGACACTGGGATATGCTGGCTGGGCGCCGGGACAACTTGAAGATGAAATCAAACGTAACGGCTGGCTGACGGTGGCCGCGCAGGCCAGGCTGATTTTCGATCTGCCAGCGGAAGAGCGACTGAACGCGGCGATGGGATTGCTCGGACTGAACTACGGAAACCTGTCGGATGTGGCGGGCCATGCCTGA
- a CDS encoding dihydroorotase, whose translation MKIEINNGRLVDAAHQLDQVQSLFLDDGKIVSIDRAPDGWKAEKVVDASAKIVCPGVIDLCARLREPGLEHKATLESEMLAAVAGGITSLVCPPDTDPVLDEPGLVEMLKRRAAALNQARVYPLGALTTGLRGVQLTEMVELTEAGCVGFTNGDEPIIDTVVLYRAMQYAATYGYPVWLRPEDAHLARGGIAHDGEVASRLGLAGIPVSAETVAISTIVTLMRDTGARVHLARLSSRLGVELVRAAKAEGLPLTCDVGIHHLLLTDRDIGYFDSQYRFTPPLRSPADRDALSRGVIDGTIDAICSDHTPIDDDAKHVPFGEAEPGATGLELLLPLTLKWAEQAGVSVAAALQKITANPAALLGLEAGKIAIGAPADLCIFDPAAFWALTPQTLRSQGKNSPWMRRELQVRVTHTLIDGVLVFKA comes from the coding sequence ATGAAAATCGAAATCAACAACGGACGACTGGTCGACGCGGCACACCAACTCGACCAGGTGCAGTCTCTTTTCCTTGACGACGGCAAGATTGTCTCCATCGATCGCGCACCCGACGGCTGGAAAGCCGAGAAGGTAGTCGATGCCAGCGCAAAGATTGTTTGCCCCGGCGTGATCGATCTCTGCGCGCGACTTCGGGAGCCAGGCCTTGAACACAAAGCCACATTGGAAAGCGAAATGCTGGCGGCCGTGGCGGGGGGCATTACCTCACTGGTGTGTCCGCCGGATACCGACCCGGTACTCGATGAGCCCGGGCTGGTCGAAATGCTCAAGCGCCGCGCCGCTGCGCTCAATCAGGCGCGTGTTTATCCATTGGGCGCGCTGACGACCGGCCTGCGCGGCGTGCAGTTGACCGAAATGGTTGAATTAACCGAGGCCGGCTGCGTGGGATTCACCAATGGCGACGAGCCGATCATTGACACGGTGGTGTTGTATCGCGCCATGCAATATGCCGCCACGTACGGCTACCCCGTATGGCTGCGGCCCGAAGATGCGCATCTCGCGCGCGGAGGCATTGCGCACGATGGTGAAGTCGCGTCGCGCCTCGGCCTCGCCGGCATTCCGGTGAGCGCGGAAACGGTGGCGATCTCCACGATCGTCACGTTGATGCGCGACACTGGCGCGCGGGTTCACTTGGCGCGACTGTCCAGCCGGTTGGGCGTGGAGTTGGTGCGCGCAGCCAAGGCGGAAGGCCTGCCGCTGACTTGTGACGTCGGCATCCATCACCTGCTACTCACCGATCGAGACATTGGTTACTTCGATTCTCAATACCGTTTCACGCCGCCGCTTCGCAGCCCCGCGGATCGCGATGCACTTTCGCGCGGTGTCATTGATGGCACCATTGATGCCATTTGTTCCGACCACACACCGATCGACGATGATGCGAAACATGTTCCATTTGGCGAAGCCGAGCCGGGTGCGACCGGGCTGGAGTTGTTGCTACCGCTTACGCTCAAGTGGGCCGAGCAGGCGGGCGTTTCTGTTGCTGCTGCCCTGCAGAAAATCACCGCCAATCCAGCTGCGTTGCTGGGGCTGGAAGCGGGGAAAATTGCGATTGGCGCCCCCGCTGATCTCTGCATCTTTGATCCCGCTGCGTTCTGGGCGCTGACACCACAAACATTGCGCAGCCAGGGCAAGAATTCACCCTGGATGCGACGCGAACTGCAGGTTCGCGTGACACACACGCTGATTGACGGAGTACTGGTTTTCAAGGCGTAG
- the ruvX gene encoding Holliday junction resolvase RuvX, with translation MPEEIVMAFDFGEKRIGVAVGNTVTAQAQPLTTLHVESNQDRLAAVGKLVAEWRPSRFVIGEATYGNETDDASIHPIAHLARKFGNRLKENFRLPVEYVNEYLSSSAAEQLLNERGIKGIAQKEHIDAVAAQIILQNYLDEASRHAA, from the coding sequence ATGCCTGAGGAAATCGTCATGGCGTTCGATTTCGGCGAAAAACGAATCGGCGTTGCGGTCGGCAATACGGTTACCGCGCAAGCGCAGCCGCTGACGACCTTGCATGTTGAATCGAATCAGGATCGACTGGCGGCGGTGGGCAAACTGGTCGCCGAATGGCGGCCGTCGCGTTTCGTCATCGGCGAGGCGACATACGGCAACGAAACCGACGACGCGTCGATTCATCCGATCGCGCACCTTGCGCGCAAGTTCGGCAACCGCCTGAAAGAGAACTTCCGGCTCCCGGTCGAGTATGTGAATGAGTACCTCAGCTCCTCGGCAGCGGAACAGTTGCTGAACGAGCGCGGCATCAAGGGCATTGCGCAAAAAGAGCACATTGACGCTGTCGCCGCGCAAATTATTTTGCAAAACTACCTGGACGAAGCGAGCCGCCATGCAGCTTGA